Within the Erigeron canadensis isolate Cc75 chromosome 6, C_canadensis_v1, whole genome shotgun sequence genome, the region ACAGCTTGAGGTTATTAAACTCTATCCTTCATTCTTTCTCTTTAATTGTTGGCTTTCCTGACTTAGATTATACTTGTGATATAGGCAAAGGGTGATGGTCCAAAAGCAAAGGGAGACGGTCCTAAATCATGGTAATGAACCAGTTCTTGGTTGTCATCTTATAGTACTGTGGGTCTGTAGGGTGGAAAAATAGGCAGTTTGGGCGGGTTGGGTAAGTGGTTAAATCGTGTAACTTATAAATAACATATGATTACAACTTTAATGTACACATTTAAGAGGGAAAATAAATAGAGCAACATGgaaggttttatgcatttgaatacatttttggatgaattttaacttgtttgacatgtttcctttttaatcaaatatctaaacttaaccattagagataaaATATAGCCCAGGGCTACCCATTTCTATATAAATTTGAACTGACCGCCTCTATCAAATATGTTTACGGCTGTGTAAATATAGTTTTTTGATGATGGAGTCAAAATGTGGTAGGCATATGAAGAAGTTGGCTGATGATGTATACGATTTCGGGTTCATATTGCTCGAAACACTTGTAGGCCCGATTGTAACAGGGAAAGGCGAAGCGTTTCTGCTTAATGAAATGGTAAACGATATCTCATTACTAGGGTTTTTTCGAAAAAGATTCACAAAGATCAAGCTTTCCTTAAAAAGTTATTCATAAATATCGATATTTTGTCGTTTATGCAACAGAAATCTTTTGGAAGCCAAGATGGTAGGCAAAGAATTGTTGATCCAGTGGTCTTAACAACTTCCTCACAAGAATCATTATCGATTGTAATATCAATCACGAACAAGTGCATCTCCGCTGATGCAGCAAACCGGCCCTCGTTTGAAGATGTACTCTGGAACCTGCAGTATGCAGCTCAAGTACAGGCCACAGCTGATTCTGAACAGAGATCAGATGGCGCATCTTAATGACACGAGCTCATTAACAAGTTAGTAGtaattatagatttatagatacCACTCGAGAGGAAGATTTATTCATACTTTATGCACATAATTAGATGTGTAAACAGCTATAAATCTCTAATCATTGTGCTTTCTTTAACATTCTTGTAACAAATCTTACTGTAAATTACACATTGTTTATAAATTCTTTGGTACATTTGGAAATTTGCAATGAATATATCCATATATTTGATGCAGATCAGAAGCTATTCAGCTAACACAGGCTACAGGTACACATAATGATGTTAACAACCAAGAAAAATTCGAATGGAACTCAAATTACCAACCATCTTGTTCAAAAATGATACGGGATGTATAAAGACGACTTATTTTACTCAATTTGCCTAAAAGGAAAATATATTAAGAAAACCAGAAAAACTGCACTTAAAGCAATAAACATACTATACACTTATCTGTTAAACACAGATGGGCTTAACAACAAGAGGTTTACAAGAACTTTCACCTACAGTGAACTGCTCCTCTTCTTCTGACAACTCTGCCACTAGTTTTGACAACTTTTGCACTACTTCTCCAGCATTTGGCCTCAACAAAGGATCATTTTCAACGCAAGCTTTTGCTAGATTTGCTAACATGACTGCTGCATCAAACGAATAATTCTCCCCCAACACGTTATCCATCCATTGTCTTAGCTTCTCAGCAGCATCACTTGATTCCAGTATTAACTTGATTTCATTATACAAGAAGACACTCCCTTCTTCTTTCTCCAGCTTGCTAACGGGTGGTTTTCCTGATAAAATTTCAAGCAAAACCACCCCAAAAGTGTAAATATCACTATTTTTAGTTATTGCATCTGAACTCTTATCTATAAGTTCAGGTGCATTGTACCCTCTATCCCATGAAAAAGGTTCCGCTGAAGCTGAACCTTCTTCAGGGATATCTTTAACGCATTCTTCCATACCAAAGTTCCCGATCTTGGCATTAAATTCTTCATCAAGAAAAATATTTCGACTTTTGACATTTCTATGAATGTACATCGGGCTCATTATCTGATGCATGTAATGTAAAGCAGTGGCAACATCCAAACAAATCTTTAGCCTCTGGTTCCAAGTCAAAAAACAAGAACATGAAGCAATGAAATGACTCTTCATTGCTAATCCACCATGAATCCAATCCTTTAACGACCCGTTTTTTGCATACTCAAAGACCAAATATGCAGAGTCAGACTCAGCTGCTTTACAACTCCCCAACAGTCTGACAATATTCGGGTGAAAATGGGTTGAATCATTACAGAGATCAAATTTAATCTTGGAAATGGTACTGTGGTCAGTGCACTTGATGGCCAGGTCTTTACCTTTATGGCGTCCATGGTACACGCTGCCACCAATCAGATTGCCCGAACAGAAGTCTGCAGTGGCCGTGGTCAGCTCCTGTACTGTGAAGGTTTCCACCACCATGAGCTTGTGTGAGGAGGATTCAAATGAGATTTTGTTTTCGCTAACTGTTCGTACACTTAGACTTAACTGTTGAAGCTCTAAATCGACATTCTTTTTAGATATCGAGCCATGGTGTGGATTCATCTTCTTCCATAGGATCATGTATGTTGCAAATGCTGCAATGCCAACACATATAGTGAATGCAACTATACTTACAGGAATGTAAACTCGAGGTTCCCACATTTTTCTActagttaattattattataagtccaTGTTAAGTAAAACTGAGCCTGACAATTGTTAATATAGATCTcaccattataaaaaaaacaacaaaacatgtTAAAGGAATTAATTTAACTTCAATCCCAAGAAGACTAAAAAGGGATCACaaacttatattatttttaaaaatgtttaaatggTGTTCATGATTGCATTTGTGAAAGATTTTCTGATTATCATATTTACAAAATGCACATACTAAGAATATGGTTTTTGACAAACGACTTGAAAAAATAATCATTTACGTTTTTgtaaaaacttattattttgaAAGAAGGAAAAAAGGATCAAGACGTTTTTTTCAATATCTATGGCGTCGCGAACACTATATTTCTCCACTTGTGTCACAAATTTGTCTCAACATAACTAGTAAATGACTTTTAATATCTCAAACGTATATAAAGACTACTGATACTGCTACATTATCTTATATTTCTCCACTTGAGCGAACTTCTTATTTTTTATCAAGAGACAAACAGAAGTGCAATGATGTCTTGATGGATATTGTGTTTTGGGTCAATGAACATTGGATCTGTTCACAAAAGAGTAGACAGTTAATAAACAGGTTTATAGGACTTGCCAAACTGCAACTTTTTATCACTCTTAATTAAGCAAGTTGCAACATCTAAACCAAGGTAACAATGACCAATTTTCTGGGTTACACAAAAGAACTACTTACAATACAACAGTAACGCATAAAAAGTTACAGGTGTTGATTTTAGAAGCTTATATGTCAAAATTTAAGGttcaaaaaattagaaaatagtGTACCATTTTGTCAAACAGAGAATACATGTGCACGTGGCTACACATGCTCCTCATTGGTACTCCAAGAAAGCCTAaacatataataacaaaatgTTTCTTACCTCCCTTGCACAGAAAAtaaattttcattgatataaactTTCTAACCAATATTATATTGGGAAAAGTATTTGTGTATTATATGAAAGAAATTTTAGtcgggttcattgtatgtaagtaacatGTTAAAACTGAACGAATCATGTAAGAATTCAACGTGGCACCACCAGACATCTCATACATGGCCCAATGAGAGACCTCAACATCAGCTTGTTTACACAATTCATTCAGTTTTTACAgattacttacatacaatgaaccggactaaagtttctttcatacaataATAACTGAccacaagttacatacacacacagataCTTTTCcctattatattatatgatacGGAAGCTCTATTTTCATGTGTTTCGTGTACATATATAAacaggttttaggtaaaataaaataagtattaaattaaaataaataaaacaataggtttatCTTCATTGAAAattaccgtgcatcatgaaaatcatcatgcatcaattgcttcgtaaATCTTCGTGCACCATGATCTAAagatcaagatcttgtcttatttgttttactttaatatttgttttacaatacttaACCCCTATAtaaacatgtttaataaaaactAAGCGTATTCTTTTAAAGTCTCTTTTTAGGCTGTATTTTTGAGTTTATTGTTTAAAGAAAGAAAGTCTAAGTGGTTGGAAAAGAAATgacttaactttttttttttccaaatcatCCTATAAATGGAATGATTGTATTTGAACTAGTTTGATAAAATTTTACATCCACTTCATCTCATCTCATTTCTTTTCACTCTACGAGCATGGTACCAGCACAATGAGCCGGCGATGACGGCGGTGTGATGGCGGTGACGGATGGTGATGGTAGTAGCAACGTTAAATGATGCAGGTAATTAATGGAGAGGCGTTTGATTTAAAATGggtagtagagatattttataaaataaaaaactaattgtgtaatataatattaagaGTTTGTGGTGATTTAGTTCATTAAGAATAGTTTGTAGATGTAGTATGGGTTGAAAATGTGTTGAATAGTTTAGggtattttggattttttaaaataaaaagttgaaagaagGAAATGgtagtttatttataaaagagtaaagataaagataatatcctttagcatttttttttcttaccatAAAAAACTTGAGAACATACTTGCTTTTGAGGTTAATTGTATTATTTGTATGCCCATAAGCAAAAAATATATCCAAGCTTTATCATAAattgttataaacttacaatacATAAACTTCTAACCGATCATGCCCATTTCAAAAGCTCTCTTAGGCCCCAAAATCACTTGAGAATTGAGATGCCCCTAGTTAACGACATGACCATTCAAACAACAATTGTCAACAAAAGTAGTTCAATGTCGGTTtcattgtgaatttgtgatgaATGATGAAATTTTTGTAGTGGTATACTGGAGTcagttatttttattaatggcagtcaaaagagtttaaaaaaGTGTTCTACACTCattcttttttttacttaatagacttaataattatgaacttaatgcattcagttaaattttatgttttttttttacttaataaacaaaaataaccgtgaattacttattttttacttaatacattcagacattttttatacattaaattacttaatacactcagcatttaatgtaaaaaaaaaaacggtcaaCCCTATCTACAAAAGTATTGGACTATTGGAATTTGGAAGTCATTAAGAGTTAAGATGCACTTTTACATTGGGCTAGATAAGCCCATAATATGTCAGCCTTAAATATATCAGCCCAAATACTTGCTTGTTTTAACGAATCCATGAATCCAtctaaatcaaaagaaaaaaaaaagattgcaAGTAAAATAACTAACACTTAAcgccgtttttttttttccagatttttgagTCATAATATcgttttcaacaatgtacaagAGGTTGAAATCTGAGATGTATATAGCTTTATATCACTTAAGTGCGATGATAGAGGCTTTAGTCTTTTAAAGAAAAGACGAAAGTTTAAATCCTGACAAGGTGACAATGATGTAATATTGAATTCatagaataaaaaaacaaaacaaaacaaaacaggtTATCCACTTTAGTTGATAGATTAACATCTACGTATTTGTATCCAATACTTTTACAGAACGATAAAAGCATAATACACAAGAAAGGTCAAAGGTGCCCAAACAATCCATATAAATTTGCTTTTACCAATTAATATACTGGAGTCTAAAACGCAATAAACTAGGCAAAGTATTCGTGTATGACAATGATTAAGGCGAGTTGAGCCGGATTGGAGAAAAAAAGAGTTTGATTCAATTTTGGCCaaacttgattaaaaaaaatataaaaaaaataactcgtTCAATTCGTTTAAAATTTGGTTTAAAGTATATAGACAGCTGTGCAAATGTTTCTAAACATATCTATAATGTCCTGCAAACAATTATATAGACCTATAAACATGCTATACATAAGTATGATTTCAAAATTTACGAACATGGTACCCGCCAATACGGCGGCGAATCGGCGATAACGGTAGTGTGATGGTGGCGACggatggtgacggtggtggtggcatcaattggtgtaggtaaacgtatttgatttaaaaggggttagtaaagatattatataatataatggactaatagtgtaatttaatattaaaggttgatggtgatttaattcattaagggtattttggtcaattcgcatgtctcattttttttaaactttcaacatgagcttataatttttatatagtaaaatatagaTGTATGTAAATTCCAATCCTAACATTTCAATCTAGGATTTCGAGTAACCCGTAGCACAAAAATAGTCACTAACCTCaattttttataagagttttaGCAAAATAACGCTAATGACTAGATACTTATGATTTTTAAGCATTTTTCAATGACTTTTCACTAATATTAgcattttataagaattttagAGCTCTTggtattttcattttccatctAGTTACTAGAATACATATCTATAAGTTTGTTACaataaaaaactttcaaaattttaaaattatccACAGTGACGGAAATCCCAAATTTCGTTAACCCATAGcactaataaaaaaatcaacGCCATTTGAAAATATCTACATTACATGGATTAACCCGGGTTTCCCCACCTTTAGTGTAGTTTCGTACCTGTAACATTCTTAAGCTACTCTTCACCTGATGTgtttgttgggttatataactattatcaaatcaaatcacaaagcatgcAACgaaagacaagatctatgcagtttaatttattaatcaaagtatagaatatgtaccttataatgAAGAGATTAAAacaacctctctacgattgcacactcaacgttggaacgtatgtatgctagtacttgatcacgaaccgaacaaccctttgtttcttGCTATAATTTTCGATcccaaacaaaaaccaaaaacccctTTTATCTTGTTGAAGTCGAATGAACCAAGAGGGAGGGagagagaagagatttttaggttttagaaaacctaattaattgtgtgtgtaaaacaattaacctaggcatctatttatagtgtttaggaaacttaatgaccaagtcTTGAGGGTTTTGAGGCCCTAGTCGACCGTCCCCCACCCCTAtaacattctagaggggtttcctaattgtttcctaattccaactcttctccgttaagtccgttagttaagtaccgttaacttttaactcttttaacgaacctccgttagtttttcgtgatcaaattaattaataaattacatttaatatattaatcaatttatagttacattcacgttgaggtgtgaccccgtagactTAAATATTTTTCGGACAtatgttcattttacgtgatcatattctaataGCTCCCTcttgagctcgtaatgaatgaaggtaataacattggtaagcgtctagcaacacaccaatgctcccgaaaacatttaagtatagttttaaaCGGTTAAGACATTTATTATCCTTTTATTCcgatacctttgttaaatatgaatatggatcgagatcatttcataatttaacgattatgtttctcactctataactaattaatgattaccaaatataatcgagaataatctggatttatttgggcacgaccatgcaaacatcttaattagtcctaatgagggcgccaaacggTATCATGCTTCAATTTCaaattgaaagaacaaatcctatattgactacacgtgtcagtcatcatatttcacgacgctttctgaaaatagccctttatgtacccccttattcaggtgagttagaactatatctaaTAAGTGTTATTCAtatatgctgacctacttgtatctcaagtcaaaggatcaataaaagtaaccatttgcgAATTTCACTCAATGACaatgatccataaagtgataattcgttagtggggtagtccgatatgcatccgctatggatatcatgtgagtttggtgggatccatccattacatattccaagaatataactaattactcacatttgtcttcgtttaattatattcccatataattaatcgacaatggacaatttagaatatttaataatatataaaatattaaatgaaatattcaaggattaaacatgcaaatataggacacaatttaaaattgaatgaaattaaacatatcaagtactttatttcattatagaaaatataaattgtttaacatcccttatccaaataccgaaacaacagatttacatgaaataactagctaatttaagtcctatgccctcggcatgcctttcaagcctgggcctagacaaagcttttgtgaaaggattagctaagttaaaatctgtgtgaactttgagtaataaTGTCTGGCACATTTCTGAACTCcaggttcgttggcaatgattaatgcaccggtattatcacagtacaaatcagtgggtaattcatttgaggggatcacgtcaagcccgctaatgaacttccttatccagactgcttccattgcagCTTCTGAGGCGACAATGTACTTAGACTCTGTTGTAGACACGGCAACtgtggtttttagctcataaaattccaccgtgccttcatttaaacaatgaagacgtatcccgaatGATATTTCGAATCAtatttatcagtctgaaatccaacatcacaaattctattaccatttgaatttttgatcgggatttcaaccatacaccaagaataattctttagtagcacacatgtacttaagaatattctttatagcaattcaatgatcctatccaggattttgctgatagtggctaactatattttgcgtgaacgcaatatcaggtctagtgcatcttatcgcatacataatagatcccacaaccgaagcataagggatttttcgcatacgctccacctcattaggggtagaagcactgttcttgctagataagttaAGTCTTTGCATGAGTgaccttatcaatataagcactttgacttaatctaaacaaccgctttgatctatcttagtagatcttgattccaagaataaatgccgcttctcctaaatctttcatggcaaaacactttccaagatgggatttcacatcttgcaacattggaatgtgttttcctatgattaatatgtcattgACATATAAGaaaaggaaagtaacattactcccactagctttgcgatatacacatggctcatcgggattttgaacgaaaccaaactttttgatttcttcatcaaaccgtttattccaacttcttgatgcttgctttagtccataaatggatctttgaagcttgcatactttgttgggatgtttcggatcaataaaacctttcggttgatccatatagacttcttcatccaagtaaccatttaagaaggcagtcttaatatccatttgccatatctcaaagtcatagtacgcaactatggctaagagaatcctaatagctctaatgtctgcaactggagaaaaggtttcatcataatcaacaccgaaacgttgagtataacctttcgccacgagacgagctttataggtgtgtacatttccatccatgtccgtcttctttttgaagatccacttacacccaacagtttgagcattttgtggaagatcaaccaagttccagacttgattgtctttcatggatttcatttccaccttcgtagctttaagccatttgtcagattccggatctgataatgcagctttgaaattcagaggctcatcgagatctccaacaacgtcttcttctagcatcagacatagtcttttgGTAGGACGTCtagtcctttcggacctacgaagtggaatcgcttcattatcatcgacttgaggttcatcactttgaacattccccccccccccaagttaatgattgctagtatcttcagaaggtgacacatcttcctctagagtctcatcaagttctacaatcctcccactgttcttttgaactaacttcttttcaaagaactcagcataacgagcaacacgaacagtgtttttggcgggatcatagaagtcgtaacccatcgtttccttagggtatctgacaaagatgcacttagtagtcctgggttcaagtttgtcacgcgtatcgcgcttcacaagtgcctcacatccccaaactcttaagtaagacaaattagggac harbors:
- the LOC122604766 gene encoding protein LYK2 is translated as MWEPRVYIPVSIVAFTICVGIAAFATYMILWKKMNPHHGSISKKNVDLELQQLSLSVRTVSENKISFESSSHKLMVVETFTVQELTTATADFCSGNLIGGSVYHGRHKGKDLAIKCTDHSTISKIKFDLCNDSTHFHPNIVRLLGSCKAAESDSAYLVFEYAKNGSLKDWIHGGLAMKSHFIASCSCFLTWNQRLKICLDVATALHYMHQIMSPMYIHRNVKSRNIFLDEEFNAKIGNFGMEECVKDIPEEGSASAEPFSWDRGYNAPELIDKSSDAITKNSDIYTFGVVLLEILSGKPPVSKLEKEEGSVFLYNEIKLILESSDAAEKLRQWMDNVLGENYSFDAAVMLANLAKACVENDPLLRPNAGEVVQKLSKLVAELSEEEEQFTVGESSCKPLVVKPICV